From one Micromonospora siamensis genomic stretch:
- the era gene encoding GTPase Era: MTGAAQPQERPYRAGFACFVGRPNAGKSTLTNAIVGQKIAITSNKPQTTRHVIRAVLHRPESQLVLVDTPGLHRPRTLLGERLNDLVRSTWSEVDVIGLCIPADEPIGRGDRFITGELAELKATVIAVVTKTDLVDKKRLAEQLLAVSELGEFADVVPVSAVSGHQVETLVDVMTGYLPPSPQLYPDDMLTDDPEQVLVAELIREAALEGVRDELPHSIAVVVEEMIPEGQVIKIYADVYVERPSQKAIVLGHKASRLKHVGTTARKQIEELLGSRVYLDLHVRVAKDWQRDPKQLRKLGF, translated from the coding sequence GTGACCGGGGCAGCCCAGCCGCAGGAACGCCCGTACCGGGCGGGTTTCGCCTGTTTCGTCGGGCGGCCGAACGCCGGCAAGTCGACGCTGACCAACGCCATCGTCGGGCAGAAGATCGCCATCACCTCGAACAAGCCGCAGACCACCCGGCACGTGATCCGGGCGGTGCTGCACCGTCCCGAGTCGCAGCTGGTGCTGGTCGACACCCCCGGGCTGCACCGCCCCCGCACGCTGCTGGGCGAGCGGCTGAACGACCTGGTCCGCTCCACCTGGAGCGAGGTCGACGTGATCGGGCTCTGCATCCCGGCGGACGAGCCGATCGGCCGTGGCGACCGGTTCATCACCGGCGAGCTGGCCGAGTTGAAGGCGACCGTCATCGCGGTGGTGACCAAGACCGACCTCGTGGACAAGAAGCGGCTGGCCGAGCAGTTGTTGGCGGTCAGCGAGCTGGGCGAGTTCGCCGACGTGGTGCCGGTCAGCGCGGTCTCCGGGCACCAGGTGGAGACGCTGGTCGACGTGATGACCGGCTACCTGCCGCCGTCGCCGCAGCTCTATCCCGACGACATGCTCACCGACGATCCGGAGCAGGTGCTGGTCGCCGAGCTGATCCGGGAGGCCGCCCTGGAGGGGGTCCGCGACGAGCTGCCGCACTCCATCGCGGTGGTGGTCGAGGAGATGATCCCCGAAGGCCAGGTCATCAAGATCTACGCCGACGTGTACGTCGAGCGGCCCAGCCAGAAGGCGATCGTGCTCGGTCACAAGGCGAGCCGGCTCAAGCACGTGGGCACGACCGCCCGCAAGCAGATCGAGGAGCTGCTGGGCAGCCGGGTCTACCTGGACCTGCACGTCCGGGTGGCCAAGGACTGGCAGCGCGACCCGAAGCAGCTGCGCAAGCTCGGCTTCTGA
- a CDS encoding cytidine deaminase: protein MPESAAVPAARPTPSDPAELSAEDGKLVVLARGARGRVAAVEGAAVRDQDGRTYAAASVSLPSLTLTALQLAVASAVAAGASRLEAAVVVTEASTLDGAGHAAVRDLAADAPIHVAAPDGTVLGTVVE, encoded by the coding sequence ATGCCTGAGTCCGCTGCCGTACCGGCCGCCCGGCCCACCCCGTCCGACCCGGCCGAGTTGAGCGCCGAGGACGGCAAGCTGGTCGTCCTGGCCCGGGGTGCGCGCGGCCGGGTGGCCGCCGTGGAGGGCGCGGCCGTCCGTGACCAGGACGGCCGGACGTACGCGGCGGCCAGCGTCTCGCTGCCGTCGCTGACGCTGACCGCGTTGCAGCTCGCCGTCGCCTCGGCGGTCGCCGCCGGGGCGAGCCGGCTGGAGGCGGCCGTGGTGGTCACCGAGGCTTCGACACTGGACGGTGCGGGACACGCGGCGGTCCGCGACCTGGCCGCCGACGCGCCGATCCACGTGGCGGCGCCGGACGGCACGGTCCTCGGCACGGTGGTCGAGTGA
- a CDS encoding hemolysin family protein, with protein MAVDPVPVMSSPTLAAGPAGLPDLQLIFFAAGLVVLAGLIAMTEAALAAVSPARAAELARDGARGARTLQAVAGDVVRHLNLLLLLRLLAELTATTLVALVAVDSFGAGWRAALVTAGAMTVVSFVVVGVAPRTIGRQHAYAVGRAVAPLVRWLGRALNPLASLLILIGNAVTPGKGFREGPFASQIELRELVDLAEQRGVVEHGERQMIHSVFALGDTIAREVMVPRTEMVWIEEGKTLSQALALFLRSGFSRIPVIGESVDDVLGVLYLKDLIRRTRGGDPRAHQTPVSELMRPATFVPESKPVDDLLSEMQAARNHLVIVVDEYGGTGGLVTIEDILEEIVGEITDEYDVERPPVEHLPDGSVRVTARLPVENLGELFDTELPTDEVETVGGLLAQALGRVPIPGAAAEVAGLRLVAEGTTGRRNRIDSVLVSRVESTEGQDAPGRGEHAESRNHPNRSEERLPADA; from the coding sequence TTGGCGGTCGACCCGGTCCCGGTGATGTCCTCCCCGACACTCGCGGCCGGCCCCGCCGGCCTTCCTGACCTGCAACTGATCTTCTTCGCCGCCGGTCTGGTGGTGCTCGCCGGCCTGATCGCGATGACCGAGGCGGCGCTGGCCGCGGTCTCCCCGGCCCGGGCCGCCGAGCTGGCCCGGGACGGTGCCCGTGGCGCGCGTACCCTCCAGGCGGTCGCCGGTGACGTGGTCCGCCACCTCAACCTGTTGCTGCTGTTGCGGCTGCTGGCCGAGCTGACCGCGACCACGCTGGTCGCGCTGGTCGCGGTGGACAGCTTCGGCGCCGGCTGGCGGGCCGCGCTGGTCACCGCGGGCGCGATGACCGTGGTCAGCTTCGTGGTGGTCGGCGTGGCGCCGCGCACGATCGGCCGGCAGCACGCGTACGCGGTCGGCCGTGCGGTGGCGCCGTTGGTGCGCTGGCTGGGCCGGGCGCTCAACCCGCTCGCCTCGCTGCTGATCCTGATCGGCAACGCGGTCACCCCGGGCAAGGGTTTCCGGGAGGGGCCGTTCGCCAGCCAGATCGAGCTGCGTGAGCTGGTCGACCTGGCCGAGCAGCGCGGTGTGGTCGAGCACGGCGAGCGGCAGATGATCCACTCGGTCTTCGCGTTGGGTGACACCATCGCCCGCGAGGTGATGGTGCCGCGTACCGAGATGGTGTGGATAGAGGAGGGCAAGACCCTCTCCCAGGCGCTGGCGCTCTTCCTGCGGTCCGGCTTCTCCCGGATCCCGGTGATCGGCGAGAGCGTCGACGACGTGCTCGGCGTGCTCTACCTCAAGGACCTGATCCGGCGTACCCGGGGTGGTGACCCGCGCGCCCACCAGACGCCGGTGTCGGAGCTGATGCGTCCGGCGACCTTCGTGCCCGAGTCTAAGCCGGTCGACGACCTGCTCTCGGAGATGCAGGCCGCCCGCAACCACCTGGTGATCGTCGTCGACGAGTACGGCGGCACCGGTGGACTGGTCACCATCGAGGACATCCTGGAGGAGATCGTCGGGGAGATCACCGACGAGTACGATGTCGAGCGCCCGCCGGTGGAGCACCTGCCCGACGGCTCGGTCCGGGTCACCGCGCGCCTGCCGGTGGAGAACCTGGGCGAGCTGTTCGACACCGAGCTGCCCACCGACGAGGTGGAGACGGTCGGTGGCCTGCTGGCCCAGGCGCTCGGCCGGGTCCCGATCCCCGGGGCCGCGGCCGAGGTGGCGGGGCTCCGGCTGGTCGCCGAGGGCACCACCGGCCGGCGTAACCGGATCGACTCGGTGCTGGTCAGCCGGGTCGAGTCGACCGAGGGGCAGGACGCCCCGGGGCGCGGCGAGCACGCCGAGTCCCGCAACCACCCGAACCGATCCGAGGAGAGGCTGCCCGCCGATGCCTGA
- the ybeY gene encoding rRNA maturation RNase YbeY produces MSIEIANESGVEVDTDAVLAVARHALDEMGVNPLAELSVLLVDVGYMTELNHRWMGGDGPTDVLAFPMDEGSVDHGPGEAASAGGEPALLGDIVLCPEVAAKQAATAGHSAADELHLLTVHGVLHLLGYDHAEPEEEREMFGLQAKLLASWRSTRSR; encoded by the coding sequence TTGTCCATCGAGATCGCCAACGAGTCCGGTGTCGAGGTCGACACCGACGCCGTGCTCGCCGTGGCCCGGCACGCGCTCGACGAGATGGGGGTCAACCCCCTCGCCGAGCTCTCCGTGCTGCTGGTCGACGTCGGCTACATGACCGAGCTGAACCACCGCTGGATGGGTGGTGACGGTCCGACCGACGTGCTCGCCTTCCCCATGGACGAGGGCAGCGTCGACCACGGGCCCGGTGAGGCCGCCTCCGCCGGTGGCGAGCCGGCCCTGCTCGGCGACATCGTGCTCTGCCCGGAGGTGGCGGCCAAGCAGGCGGCCACCGCCGGTCACTCCGCCGCCGACGAGCTGCACCTGCTCACCGTGCACGGGGTGCTGCACCTGCTCGGCTACGACCACGCCGAGCCGGAGGAGGAGCGCGAGATGTTCGGGCTCCAGGCCAAACTGCTGGCCAGTTGGCGGTCGACCCGGTCCCGGTGA
- a CDS encoding PhoH family protein: protein MTGTPPPGPPRVQTRITVPDPKIMVNLLGAGDEILRLVERSVTSDVHVRGNEITITGAPADNALAERLFSELIELIEKGETLTTDAVRRTVGMLEQGTAERPAEVLTLNILSRRGRTIRPKTLGQKKYVDAIDANTIVFGIGPAGTGKTYLAMAKAVQALQAKQVDRIILTRPAVEAGERLGFLPGTLNEKIDPYLRPLYDALHDMLDPETIPKLMAAGTIEVAPLAYMRGRTLNSAFIILDEAQNTTPEQMKMFLTRLGFGSKIVVTGDVTQVDLPGGTTSGLRVVREILSNVEDVHFAQLSSSDVVRHRLVGEIVDAYARWDERENQQAQGVHAVPGRPAQGGRASRRR, encoded by the coding sequence ATGACCGGCACCCCACCTCCCGGCCCGCCCCGCGTGCAGACCAGGATCACGGTCCCCGACCCGAAGATCATGGTCAACCTCCTCGGCGCGGGTGACGAGATCCTGCGGCTCGTCGAACGCTCGGTCACCAGTGACGTCCACGTCCGCGGCAACGAGATCACCATCACCGGCGCGCCCGCGGACAACGCCCTCGCCGAGCGGCTCTTCAGTGAGCTGATCGAACTCATCGAGAAAGGCGAGACCCTGACCACTGACGCGGTGCGGCGCACCGTCGGCATGCTCGAACAGGGCACCGCCGAGCGGCCCGCCGAGGTCCTGACGCTCAACATCCTCTCCCGGCGCGGGCGCACCATCCGTCCCAAGACCCTCGGCCAGAAGAAGTACGTCGACGCGATCGACGCGAACACCATCGTCTTCGGCATCGGGCCGGCCGGCACCGGCAAGACCTACCTCGCCATGGCGAAGGCCGTCCAGGCGCTCCAGGCCAAGCAGGTCGACCGGATCATCCTCACCCGGCCGGCGGTCGAGGCGGGGGAGCGGCTGGGCTTCCTGCCGGGCACCCTCAACGAGAAGATCGACCCGTACCTGCGGCCGCTCTACGACGCGCTGCACGACATGCTCGACCCGGAGACCATCCCCAAGCTGATGGCCGCCGGCACCATCGAGGTCGCGCCGCTGGCGTACATGCGGGGCAGGACCCTGAACAGCGCGTTCATCATCCTGGACGAGGCGCAGAACACCACGCCCGAGCAGATGAAGATGTTCCTGACCCGCCTCGGCTTCGGTTCCAAGATCGTGGTGACCGGTGACGTCACCCAGGTGGACCTTCCCGGCGGGACCACCAGCGGCCTGCGGGTGGTCCGGGAGATCCTGAGCAACGTCGAGGACGTGCACTTCGCCCAGCTCTCCAGCTCGGACGTGGTCCGCCATCGACTGGTCGGCGAGATCGTCGACGCGTACGCCCGCTGGGACGAGCGGGAGAACCAGCAGGCGCAGGGCGTGCACGCCGTGCCCGGGCGGCCCGCCCAGGGCGGCCGGGCAAGCCGGCGCCGTTAA
- a CDS encoding serine hydrolase domain-containing protein — protein sequence MTDVNDRLGRIVRRVQADARVPALAAALHRADRPLWSCAAGGTGNGTPLDADTVFRIGSVTKTFTAVLVLQCRDDGLLDLDDPIGRHLDLPAHGELPVRRLLSHTSGLQREPHGDVWDSLRAPDADQLLAELARVERVLPPARRYHYSNLGMALLGALVGRLRGGTWAQVLTERVLDPLGLTGTAVRPGERAATGFLVDAYSDEAHPEPPTDFGAVGPAAQLWSTAPDMARWAAFLADPAALDPAGAVLTPATVDEMRWPLTVTDETAWGTGFGLGLILVPQGGRVTHVGHDGAMPGFLAAVYGRRGGEGTAGAMGAAVLASSGTAAEIFDLPHRLLATAAEHDPAEITPWRPGPPAPEHLRGMLGRWWGEGFEYVFSWHDGTLRARGADDPAGKPPAVFAPLPERPDVFRTVSGREVGELLRLTRDERGVVVRMHWATYRFTSTQETFDGYDFRAGS from the coding sequence GTGACGGACGTGAACGACCGGCTCGGCCGGATTGTGCGCCGGGTGCAGGCCGACGCCCGGGTGCCCGCCCTCGCGGCGGCCCTGCACCGGGCCGACCGCCCGCTCTGGAGCTGCGCGGCGGGCGGCACCGGCAACGGCACCCCGCTGGACGCCGACACCGTGTTCCGGATCGGCTCGGTCACCAAGACCTTCACCGCGGTGCTCGTGCTCCAGTGCCGCGACGACGGGCTGCTCGACCTGGACGACCCGATCGGCCGGCACCTGGACCTGCCCGCGCACGGCGAGCTGCCGGTCCGCCGGCTGCTCTCGCACACCTCCGGCCTGCAACGCGAGCCGCACGGCGACGTCTGGGACAGCCTGCGCGCCCCGGACGCCGACCAGCTCCTCGCCGAGCTGGCCCGGGTGGAGCGGGTGCTCCCGCCGGCCCGCCGCTACCACTACTCCAACCTCGGGATGGCGCTGCTCGGGGCGCTGGTCGGCCGGCTGCGCGGCGGGACCTGGGCGCAGGTGCTGACCGAGCGGGTGCTCGACCCGCTCGGGCTCACCGGCACCGCCGTCCGGCCGGGGGAGCGGGCCGCCACCGGTTTCCTGGTCGACGCGTACTCCGACGAGGCCCACCCGGAGCCACCCACCGACTTCGGCGCGGTCGGTCCGGCCGCGCAGCTCTGGAGCACGGCGCCCGACATGGCCCGCTGGGCGGCCTTCCTGGCCGACCCGGCGGCGCTGGATCCGGCCGGCGCGGTGCTGACCCCGGCCACCGTCGACGAGATGCGCTGGCCGCTGACCGTGACCGACGAGACGGCCTGGGGCACCGGCTTCGGCCTCGGGCTGATCCTCGTGCCGCAGGGCGGCCGGGTGACGCACGTCGGACACGACGGCGCGATGCCGGGCTTCCTGGCCGCCGTCTACGGCCGCCGGGGCGGGGAGGGCACGGCCGGCGCGATGGGCGCCGCGGTGCTCGCCTCCTCCGGCACCGCCGCGGAGATCTTCGACCTGCCGCACCGGCTGCTCGCCACGGCGGCCGAGCACGACCCGGCGGAGATCACCCCCTGGCGGCCGGGACCGCCCGCGCCGGAGCACCTGCGCGGGATGCTGGGCCGCTGGTGGGGTGAGGGTTTCGAGTACGTCTTCTCCTGGCACGACGGCACCCTGCGGGCGCGCGGCGCGGACGACCCGGCCGGCAAGCCGCCGGCGGTCTTCGCCCCGTTGCCGGAGCGACCCGACGTGTTCCGCACGGTCTCCGGCCGGGAGGTCGGCGAGCTGCTCCGGCTGACCCGCGACGAACGCGGCGTGGTCGTGCGGATGCACTGGGCGACGTACCGGTTCACCAGCACCCAGGAGACCTTCGACGGGTACGACTTCCGCGCCGGGAGTTGA
- a CDS encoding SRPBCC family protein, with the protein MTAPDWPAGLTPDRAPVHTRNELLVPLPPARVWQRLVAAPAWPDWYAGARDVALPAGRGELGPGVVFDWTTLGVRVRCRVDLWRPYAALGWSGRALGSTGHHRWLLTAEGDGTRVVTEEVQAGPVPAVGRWWLRRSLLGWHQRWLAGLAGGPGTAPGAGRPVG; encoded by the coding sequence GTGACCGCCCCGGACTGGCCGGCCGGCCTGACCCCCGACCGGGCGCCGGTGCACACCCGCAACGAGCTGCTGGTGCCGTTGCCACCGGCGCGGGTGTGGCAGCGGCTGGTGGCGGCGCCGGCCTGGCCCGACTGGTACGCGGGCGCCCGCGACGTGGCGCTCCCCGCCGGCCGCGGCGAGCTGGGGCCGGGGGTGGTCTTCGACTGGACCACGCTGGGCGTGCGCGTGCGCTGCCGGGTGGACCTGTGGCGGCCGTACGCGGCGCTGGGCTGGAGTGGCCGGGCACTCGGCTCGACGGGGCACCACCGGTGGCTGCTCACCGCCGAGGGCGACGGGACCCGGGTGGTCACCGAGGAGGTGCAGGCCGGTCCGGTGCCGGCCGTCGGCAGGTGGTGGCTGCGCCGCTCCCTGCTGGGCTGGCACCAGCGCTGGCTGGCGGGCCTGGCCGGCGGACCGGGGACTGCCCCCGGAGCGGGCCGGCCCGTAGGGTGA
- a CDS encoding saccharopine dehydrogenase family protein: MDRIVLYGATGYIGALTARTAVDRGLRPVLAGRNADRLGRLAAELGLPARTAALDDPAALDALLSDAAVLLNAAGPFARTQAPLLDACLRTGTHYLDLSGEAAEFTAVRARDAELRAAGVMALPGAGFGVVPTDAMAVHLIRRLPTADRLELSFATRGAVSRGTLETLLAGLGGPGVWRRGGRLVPVHPAGERRRFHHDGRTVTVHANPWRADVVSAGTSTGVPDVSAFTAFPAPVVLAMRLARRVPALVTAAPSRRLQARLLRRLPAGPTAGQLAAGAAVVHGVATDSAGGRVAALLTGPDAYLWTAHAAVELLARTAAGGAAPGYATPAQRFGLEVALTTPGTALRDLG; this comes from the coding sequence ATGGACCGCATCGTGCTCTACGGGGCCACCGGCTACATCGGCGCCCTGACCGCCCGTACCGCCGTCGACCGGGGACTGCGGCCGGTGCTGGCCGGCCGGAACGCCGACCGCCTGGGCCGGCTCGCCGCCGAACTCGGGCTCCCCGCCCGGACCGCCGCGCTGGACGACCCGGCGGCCCTGGACGCCCTCCTCTCCGACGCCGCGGTGCTGCTCAACGCCGCCGGCCCGTTCGCGCGTACCCAGGCGCCCCTGCTCGACGCGTGCCTGCGCACCGGCACCCACTACCTGGACCTGTCCGGGGAGGCCGCGGAGTTCACCGCCGTCCGGGCCCGCGACGCGGAGCTGCGCGCCGCCGGGGTGATGGCGTTGCCCGGTGCGGGTTTCGGGGTGGTCCCCACCGACGCGATGGCGGTCCACCTGATCCGGCGGCTGCCGACGGCGGACCGGCTGGAACTCTCCTTCGCCACCCGGGGCGCGGTCTCCCGGGGCACCCTGGAGACCCTCCTCGCCGGCCTCGGCGGCCCCGGGGTGTGGCGTCGGGGCGGCCGGCTCGTCCCGGTCCACCCGGCCGGCGAGCGGCGCCGGTTCCACCACGACGGCCGCACCGTCACCGTGCACGCCAATCCCTGGCGGGCCGACGTGGTCTCCGCCGGCACGTCGACCGGGGTGCCGGACGTGTCGGCGTTCACCGCGTTCCCCGCGCCGGTGGTGCTGGCCATGCGGCTGGCCCGCCGGGTGCCCGCCCTGGTGACCGCCGCGCCGAGCCGGCGGCTCCAGGCCCGGCTGCTGCGCCGGCTGCCGGCCGGCCCCACCGCGGGGCAGCTCGCCGCCGGCGCTGCCGTCGTTCACGGAGTCGCCACCGATTCCGCCGGGGGCCGGGTCGCGGCACTGCTCACCGGCCCCGACGCGTACCTCTGGACGGCCCACGCCGCGGTCGAGCTGCTGGCCCGGACGGCGGCCGGTGGCGCGGCACCCGGGTACGCCACCCCGGCGCAGCGGTTCGGGCTGGAGGTCGCCCTGACCACCCCGGGCACCGCGCTGCGGGACCTCGGGTGA
- a CDS encoding LysR family transcriptional regulator yields the protein MDLNRVRAFVVTAELRSFTRAAQELGLAQPSLSARVRALEAELGVELFSRARRQVELTDAGREFLDHAQRLLAAADEAVRSTARAAGGATGRRMALTTLAASIDEGKAGVVVALRRRAPQLRVTLSGVPFADHVRAVRDGRADAAYVWPPYTAATLAGLHVEPLRDHPRLLAVADRHPLARAGAVRVDDLAGLPQVPLPDDVDPVFVAAWRLVPAPPLAAVAPAPTVAALLDAVAADAGCAPVPAPLAATAATPGVSFVPIDDAPPATLALAWRRDAAGPAHALLHDVARELLAG from the coding sequence GTGGATCTGAACCGGGTCAGGGCGTTCGTGGTGACCGCCGAGCTGCGCAGCTTCACCCGGGCCGCGCAGGAGCTGGGGCTGGCCCAGCCGTCCCTGTCGGCCCGGGTCCGCGCCCTGGAGGCGGAGCTGGGCGTGGAGCTGTTCTCCCGGGCCCGCCGGCAGGTCGAGCTGACCGACGCCGGCCGGGAGTTCCTCGACCACGCCCAGCGGCTCCTCGCCGCGGCCGACGAGGCGGTGCGCTCCACCGCCCGGGCGGCCGGCGGGGCCACCGGCCGGCGGATGGCGCTGACCACCCTGGCGGCGAGCATCGACGAGGGCAAGGCCGGGGTGGTGGTGGCACTGCGCCGGCGCGCCCCGCAGCTGCGGGTGACGCTTTCCGGCGTACCCTTCGCCGACCATGTCCGGGCGGTCCGCGACGGGCGGGCGGACGCGGCGTACGTGTGGCCGCCCTACACCGCCGCGACCCTGGCCGGCCTGCACGTGGAGCCGCTGCGTGACCACCCGCGCCTGCTGGCCGTCGCCGACCGGCACCCGCTGGCCCGGGCCGGGGCGGTACGCGTCGACGACCTGGCCGGACTGCCGCAGGTCCCGCTCCCCGACGACGTCGACCCGGTCTTCGTGGCCGCCTGGCGGCTGGTGCCCGCGCCCCCGCTCGCCGCCGTCGCCCCGGCGCCCACGGTGGCCGCCCTGCTGGACGCGGTGGCCGCGGACGCCGGCTGCGCGCCGGTGCCCGCCCCGCTCGCCGCCACCGCCGCCACGCCCGGCGTCAGCTTCGTGCCGATCGACGACGCTCCCCCGGCGACGCTGGCGCTGGCCTGGCGGCGGGACGCGGCCGGGCCGGCGCACGCGCTGCTCCACGACGTCGCCCGCGAGCTGCTGGCCGGCTGA
- a CDS encoding histidine triad nucleotide-binding protein, protein MGTDCLFCRIVAGEIPATIVRETDRTLAFRDIDPKAPIHVLVIPKEHYADVATLALDDQELAGELLATAAAVAEEEGLDADGFRLMFNTGAHGGQEVFHVHAHLLGGAPLGPMLCR, encoded by the coding sequence ATGGGAACCGACTGCCTGTTCTGCCGGATCGTCGCCGGGGAGATCCCGGCCACCATCGTGCGGGAGACCGACCGCACCCTCGCCTTCCGGGACATCGACCCGAAGGCGCCCATCCACGTGCTGGTGATCCCCAAGGAGCACTACGCCGACGTGGCGACCCTCGCCCTGGACGACCAGGAGCTGGCCGGGGAGCTGCTGGCCACCGCCGCGGCCGTCGCCGAGGAGGAGGGGCTGGACGCCGACGGCTTCCGGCTGATGTTCAACACCGGCGCGCACGGCGGCCAGGAGGTCTTCCACGTCCACGCCCACCTGCTCGGTGGCGCCCCGCTGGGGCCGATGCTCTGCCGCTGA
- a CDS encoding SDR family NAD(P)-dependent oxidoreductase encodes MTSRAVLVTGASRGIGAAVARAFAAGGDRVAIHHRDSAELAEKVRAELPGDGHVVVRADLADADGVRAMVDAAAQALGGLDVLVNNAGVYGPRELPHPVFGNTYEQWREQWRLVVETNLTGAANVTWCAAQHMRERGGRIVNVSSRGAFRGEPEQPAYGASKAGLNALGQSLALALAPYGIAVATVAPGFVETDMTTTHLAGERGDAIRAQSPFNRVARPDEIAAAVHWLASPQAEWASGTIVDLNGASYLRS; translated from the coding sequence GTGACTTCACGAGCGGTACTGGTGACGGGGGCCTCGCGCGGCATCGGCGCGGCGGTGGCGCGGGCGTTCGCGGCGGGCGGGGACCGGGTGGCGATCCACCACCGGGACTCGGCGGAGCTGGCCGAGAAGGTGCGGGCCGAACTGCCCGGCGACGGGCACGTCGTGGTCCGCGCCGACCTGGCCGACGCCGACGGCGTACGGGCCATGGTGGACGCGGCGGCGCAGGCCCTGGGCGGGCTGGACGTGCTGGTCAACAACGCCGGCGTGTACGGCCCGCGGGAACTGCCGCACCCGGTCTTCGGCAACACCTACGAGCAGTGGCGGGAACAGTGGCGGCTGGTCGTGGAGACCAACCTGACCGGCGCCGCCAACGTCACCTGGTGCGCCGCGCAGCACATGCGGGAGCGGGGTGGCCGGATCGTCAACGTGTCGTCCCGGGGCGCCTTCCGGGGCGAGCCGGAGCAGCCCGCGTACGGGGCGAGCAAGGCCGGCCTGAACGCGCTCGGCCAGTCGCTGGCGCTGGCCCTGGCGCCGTACGGGATCGCGGTGGCGACCGTCGCGCCCGGCTTCGTCGAGACGGACATGACCACGACGCACCTGGCCGGTGAGCGGGGCGACGCGATCCGGGCCCAGTCGCCGTTCAACCGGGTGGCCCGTCCGGACGAGATCGCCGCCGCCGTGCACTGGCTGGCCAGCCCGCAGGCGGAGTGGGCGTCCGGGACCATCGTGGACCTCAACGGCGCCTCCTACCTGCGCAGCTGA
- a CDS encoding 16S rRNA (uracil(1498)-N(3))-methyltransferase, translating into MSAPLFLVEALPTADTLTLDGPEGHHAATVQRLRVGEELLLADGRGGTAAAEVTAVGKGTLDLRVTSRGYVDASVPRIVVVQGIAKGDRGELAVQAMTEVGVDEIVPWAASRSVVQWRGDRGVRARDKWAATAREAAKQARRAWLPVVAGTPDESTTTVVRRLAGAAAGFVLHEEAQERLTAVELPDAGEVVLVVGPEGGIAPAELAAFREAGARPVRLGPTVLRTSTAGVAALSVLATRLRRW; encoded by the coding sequence GTGTCGGCGCCGCTGTTCCTGGTCGAGGCGCTGCCCACCGCGGACACGCTGACCCTGGACGGACCGGAGGGCCACCACGCCGCCACCGTGCAGCGGCTGCGGGTCGGCGAGGAGCTGCTGCTCGCCGACGGGCGGGGCGGCACGGCCGCCGCCGAGGTCACCGCCGTCGGCAAGGGCACCCTCGACCTCCGGGTCACCTCCCGGGGGTACGTCGACGCCTCCGTCCCCCGGATCGTGGTGGTGCAGGGCATCGCCAAGGGCGACCGGGGCGAGCTGGCCGTACAGGCGATGACCGAGGTCGGCGTGGACGAGATCGTGCCCTGGGCGGCGTCCCGCTCCGTGGTGCAGTGGCGCGGCGATCGGGGCGTACGGGCCCGGGACAAGTGGGCGGCGACCGCCCGGGAGGCCGCCAAGCAGGCCCGCCGGGCGTGGCTGCCGGTGGTGGCCGGGACGCCCGACGAGTCCACCACCACGGTGGTACGCCGGCTGGCTGGGGCCGCCGCCGGGTTCGTGCTGCACGAGGAGGCGCAGGAGCGGCTGACCGCCGTCGAGCTGCCCGACGCGGGGGAGGTCGTGCTGGTGGTCGGCCCGGAAGGCGGCATCGCCCCGGCCGAACTGGCAGCGTTCCGCGAGGCCGGCGCCCGGCCGGTCCGGCTGGGCCCGACGGTGCTGCGCACCTCCACCGCCGGCGTCGCCGCCCTGAGCGTGCTGGCCACCCGCCTGCGCCGCTGGTGA